TGGGCCCCACCAACAGATTTTTTATGCGCGTGCTCCGGAACGCGTCCTTACAAGTTTTTCAAAGGTTGCTGTTCTGCCAGCCCGAATCCTTAtctttcatttcttatctttcatttcttttcgggGCTTGGAGGGCAAAACAAAATAGAGacattctcttcctcttcttctctttctgcaAGACACGAAACATCCTTCGTCTACAGCAACACAATCAGTCCGACCACATACGAATATGAACTAGAATGTTCATTAAACTACAACACATATAGAAGGCCATATGCCCCGAAGCTTCACAcagcaaaaatataaaaaataaaaaagaaaacggaaTTTCAGAAGAATAACAGAAGGTAAAAATCCATAAGCTCCCAGCGAGAAGGAAAACAGCTCTTAATGAAGACTAGAATCACAACCTTGAAGTTGAAGCATCTCTCTATGGAGATTAAGCCCCACCATTGACAGTGCCGCTGAAGACCTTCCATCCTACAGCATGAGAGATACAGAGCTTAGTCAATGGCCTGCTGATGCTTTTTCTGTTTAGCAGaacttcaaagcttcaagcCAGAGCCATGCAACTTCTCTTCCGTGACGCCGTCAATCCTCTCCCCCATCTCCGCGCTCATGTAGTTCGCCCAATCTCCGACCTCGCCTCTCCTGAAGTACCAGTTGCTATCTTCTCCGGTCGACAGCTTCCCGCTCTTGTTCACCTCCAACGCGGTCAAATTTTCGAAGCTACACATCCTCAGTATTCCCTCCACCATCCCGTCTCTCAATTCTTCTTCGCCAAACGGACACCCCAAGAAATCGGCCAACCTCCTCACTTGAACATGCGGGTCCACTTTCATCTGCTCGTACGTCATGAACAGCACCTTCTCCGGCATCTCCAAGCTCGCCTTGTGGTAACCTAGCACATGGTCCCAGTAAGGCCCACAAGGGCTCAGCCCTCGACAGAACTTGTCGAGGCACTCCTGGATTGGAATCTGGCCTTTCTCTTCCGGCCTCAGCTTGTTGACGAAGTGCCACAGCGAGACGAAGTTGTCCTTGGGGTTCCTGCATAGGTAAACCAGCTTGCAGTTGGAGTCCCTCACCGACTGTGGAAGCAAGGAATAAGGCATGTGGGTCCCGAATAGCCTCGGGGGCGCTAAAGCAGCGAGGTTGGGATTTTCTTCCTTAAGATAGAGGTTGAACTCCAAGGAGGGCACGAGGTCGTGAGGGTTTTGGGTTAGGAGAGGGTGGGATCGTTGCGAGCAGGAGTCGGAGTACTTGGCACGGTTCACAAgagcgaagaggatggccgCAAGCCAGGTGGTGCCGGATTTCGGGCTGGTGACGAGGAGGACGTCGGAGGGGTCAGCTTGGAAATGGTTTTGGCAAGTGAGGATGGGCTTCAAGATCCAGGAGGGGAGCCAGAAGCCCTGGTACGAGCGGAGAGAGGTGGGGAACCAGCCTTCTTCTaaaggaagagaggagaggaagTCCGGGAACGCTTGCGGCATGTCTTCCTCTCGCAAGTACTTTAAATAgagtggagaaggagaaggaggaggaagaggaggaggttgggAGGGTTgcatggcggcggcggcggcggaggtggaGAATTGGAGTGAAGAGTCTGTTGATATTTAGTGGAGGCCTCTTGGATGAGAAAGATCGTTGCTGGGATGAGGTCTGAAACTTGAAACATCTTATATGAAGACGGTATGTTGGGTATTACATTAATCCCTTCATACCTGCTATTTTGTACGTACGTTAAAGGTTGTGTAATTACATTTTTCCCACAAATTTGAATTAAGAACTTTTAGTACTCCCGCCATTATAATGCTTTCCGATAACTCATTAACAACTAAACAAGCTCACTtgtaaaattaaagaaaaaataaccgATAATCTACTACCAAACAATACGTAAAAGTCATTATTTTGTTGGTAACTCACCGACGAGTGAACGGATCCACTTGTGAACCTTAAAAGCAATTGAAATCCAGGCATCATTTGCTTCGTGAAAGAtgaatgttttagaaaatatttttccagaaacgatcctaaatatatttttatcatctatgaagatatttatatataagTTGTTGccgatgataaaaatatttcttatggactaattatttttagaaaattattttccaaattatttattttctggaAAACAATTGGAGCCCAAGtatgaaatttgaaaagtggTAACACAATGGCCCCTTTGTGAAACTAAAAGCAATCGTTAATGTACAATGTGATTTAAAGGTATAAACCCATGATATTGGCGGCAATAGCTTGACCAATAAACGAGCGTACTCACAGAATCCAAATTTTATGGATAATCAAAGCTGTAACACCTTCCAATTGGAAATGTGTAAAATAATAGTTTTGCTGGTAATTAACAGACAAAAAATGGACCTCATtgtaaaattggaaatttgttCATAATATATTCGTAAATCTGAGggtgcgtttatttcacgaaaaatgagtaatttaaaaaatattttcttaaaaataaccGCTTATATcgctcacaaaaaaatataattttttttgtcgcttacgaaaatagttaggcataagtggttatcgatgatgaaaatattttctgttcattAATATTTCTAAACagtataagcaatcattttcaagTCGCCCATTTTTCTCGAAACGAACGTACCCGGAAAGTCGCAACGTCGGCTTTGATCCTTCTCAAATAGAGAGCAGCTCATAATCTATTGGGAACTTGAAAGAGGTCAGTATTTCAAATTACTCAAGAACGAAAAGGGTTGACTTGTGAAATTGAAGAACACTTGGTAGTCTATTATggaattcaaaagtgagaaaatcACAACTTGATATTACTAACCGGCCAAACCTACTAGTAAAACATAAAGTAGTTCTTATTCTATGGCTGAATAGGACATTGGTAAAATAACTACGGTACTTATCAAAAACCAAATAAGGATCAAGTTTTCAGTAAACTATTTTTCTTCCGGACACTATTAAACTAGCACGGAATTCTGcgaccttttttttgttttgtgtgtACCAAGAGATAGAATTCTTTGCCTCAATTTCAAATCATTATTTAACAAAATACATTCATTCTTAAAGAGTGATTACAACTTACTTCTCGCAAGAAAATAACGCGATAATAGTCATGATCAATGATGCTATCTATTGATAATTGTTCGGAATTATTTGAGGCAACTTAAAAGAAtctgtcattttcttgataCAAGTGGAGGCTTTTATCTAGTTCACATCAcataaatttaattgattcGCCATGAATCACGTTGCCGAAGTAATAGCGGATAATTCTTAACTTAATGGTCAGAACCATGGGCGATGCGTACATGCGGATGAGGAGAAACCTTTCTGGATTAGGGGAAAGaagcagatttgaatttgtcAATCGTTGCACATTCTAAGGACAGCgattgcatgtttttttttttttataaaaaaattcaagactcTCCTAGTTAATATTAAACACTTAGAACTCAACTGACCGATCGATGAAACATTTAGaactttcaactattttttaaccTTATTCCTATCCAACTCCATGGTAGTCATGTAAGGTACCTATTTTTCTCTCATCAACTTTTTGATTGGTGGGTTACCTTGATAAACATCACAGAAATCTAAAAtttaatccaaaaataaatattggtGATGTCCATTTAAGCAAAAACCAACCATTAGAAATTTAGTTGGGAAAGGGGAGGTGGGAAGTTCGATTCCCTACCATCTCAAGCGGACTTTGGGGTGGGGATGTGTGTGTGACGGAACAAGGTTTCACAACCTAGACGTAGTGCACAATGCTTGTAAAACAGAATATGATAGGATAGAATCGGATCTTTTAAAAGATCTCGAACCGAACCAACTTAGCATTGATGTAGGTCAATCATCTCTAAATTGACTGGTCTTTACTATATGTCATAAGTAATGCGTGCTAATATCATCTTGCTTAATTTAGTGGCATGAGCGCACACTTATTTACTTAGAAACCCACGAAACACAAGCAAGTCTCGAAAACTTGATTGAGTCCGTGTCTTTACCAACGCAGGTGGTCGCAGTTTGCACGCAAGTAGCAGGCCTTTAACGAGCGACTACCGGTTCCTGAATTGGAAATTCCCGGACCGCCTGCCCAGCTCCTGGGCTAAAGGGGTTTGCTTGCGCCCCTCAAACCAATTCCTCGGAATGTCAAAGGAGTTCGCATTTTACCAAAGCAACAATGTACTTATCCCGGTCATCAAACCCGTTCGTGTTTCATGCGTTGTCCCACCAACCAGAAACGTAGATTCGTCAATATACTTATCCCGATCAAACCGGTCCATGTTTCATGCGTTGTCCCACCAACCAAAAACATCGGTTCGTCAATCACTCTTCAGGATTAACGCCGACTAACTAAAAGATATTTTTGTTTATGTGGCGGTCGGTGGACTTCTTCTGCAGGATTAACGTCGGGCGCTACAGGACAAAAGGAGGCCCATACACCATTTATCATAATATTTGTTGTGGGGGTAAAAATGTCTTTTGGCCCAACACTGGACGAAAACCAAACCttatcctctctctctatctctatctctatctcttcCCCGGGGAAACGTGCTCATCTCTATCCATCTAATTAAATAATCCCTTCTCTCTGTCCCCACACTATTTTCCCTTATCTTCACTTCATCGCTGTTACAAAATTATTTCAAGA
This sequence is a window from Rhodamnia argentea isolate NSW1041297 chromosome 3, ASM2092103v1, whole genome shotgun sequence. Protein-coding genes within it:
- the LOC115750369 gene encoding cytosolic sulfotransferase 12-like, yielding MQPSQPPPLPPPSPSPLYLKYLREEDMPQAFPDFLSSLPLEEGWFPTSLRSYQGFWLPSWILKPILTCQNHFQADPSDVLLVTSPKSGTTWLAAILFALVNRAKYSDSCSQRSHPLLTQNPHDLVPSLEFNLYLKEENPNLAALAPPRLFGTHMPYSLLPQSVRDSNCKLVYLCRNPKDNFVSLWHFVNKLRPEEKGQIPIQECLDKFCRGLSPCGPYWDHVLGYHKASLEMPEKVLFMTYEQMKVDPHVQVRRLADFLGCPFGEEELRDGMVEGILRMCSFENLTALEVNKSGKLSTGEDSNWYFRRGEVGDWANYMSAEMGERIDGVTEEKLHGSGLKL